From Nitratidesulfovibrio vulgaris str. Hildenborough, a single genomic window includes:
- the trpD gene encoding anthranilate phosphoribosyltransferase: MTAIATILETLATGCDLHPEMAGAGFASLMDGDMTPAQAGSFLMGLRMKGETADEMTEAVRAALARAVTVRGVDAPSIDIVGTGGDGRSSFNCSTATALTLAGMGHKVVKHGNRAVSSSCGSADAIEGLGLPLEVDAADVPAMLHERGFAFLFAPRFHPAFRHVMPIRRELGVRTLFNLLGPLLNPARPTHMLLGVARESLMPLMAETLRRTGAARAAVVFGAGGYDELTPLGPARVLFLRDGIVSEHEVDPARYGIAPCTPEDLVVRDREEAVRVLRELLSGAGPQAMRDMLVFNVGMALHLLHDDRPLEDCMNEARRAVHAGAGRKVLHA, encoded by the coding sequence ATGACCGCCATAGCGACCATCCTCGAGACGCTTGCCACCGGGTGCGACCTGCATCCCGAGATGGCGGGCGCAGGCTTCGCCAGTCTCATGGACGGCGACATGACACCGGCGCAGGCGGGCTCGTTCCTCATGGGACTGCGCATGAAGGGCGAGACCGCCGACGAGATGACAGAGGCCGTGCGCGCGGCGCTGGCCCGTGCAGTGACGGTGCGCGGTGTCGATGCGCCAAGCATCGACATCGTGGGAACGGGCGGCGACGGCCGTTCGTCGTTCAATTGTTCCACCGCCACGGCACTCACGCTGGCGGGCATGGGCCACAAGGTGGTCAAGCACGGCAACCGGGCGGTCTCGTCCAGTTGCGGCAGCGCCGACGCCATCGAAGGGCTGGGCCTGCCGCTGGAGGTGGACGCTGCCGACGTGCCCGCCATGCTGCATGAGCGCGGTTTCGCCTTTCTCTTCGCGCCGCGCTTCCATCCCGCCTTCAGGCACGTGATGCCCATCCGCCGCGAACTGGGTGTGCGTACCCTCTTCAACCTGCTGGGGCCGCTTCTCAACCCGGCTCGGCCTACGCACATGCTGCTTGGCGTGGCGCGCGAGTCGCTCATGCCGCTCATGGCCGAGACACTGCGGCGTACCGGCGCGGCCCGCGCTGCCGTGGTGTTCGGGGCGGGCGGCTATGACGAGTTGACGCCGCTGGGCCCCGCGCGGGTGCTGTTCCTGCGTGACGGCATCGTGTCCGAACATGAGGTCGATCCTGCTCGCTACGGTATCGCGCCATGCACCCCCGAAGACCTCGTGGTGCGTGACAGGGAGGAGGCCGTGCGGGTGCTGCGTGAACTCCTTTCGGGCGCAGGCCCGCAGGCCATGCGCGACATGCTGGTATTCAACGTGGGCATGGCCCTGCACCTGCTGCACGACGACAGGCCCCTTGAAGACTGCATGAACGAGGCACGCCGCGCCGTGCACGCAGGCGCGGGAAGGAAGGTGCTCCATGCTTGA
- a CDS encoding indole-3-glycerol-phosphate synthase, whose amino-acid sequence MLERFRAAKRHEVDKLEQCARRGGLPAPFAGPRPAFGTALRGDGLAVIAEYKRASPSCGVIDTKLTPEEVATAYEAGGATAISVLTEEVHFRGELSYLGRMTAPGLPLLRKDFIMHPLQVTATAATPASALLLIVRLTPDAALLRDLREQAEAQGMDAVVEVFDTDDLDIARASGARIIQVNARDLDTLKVSMPACLGMGVLRDAAETWVAASGMSAPEHLAAAATAGYDAALVGTALMRGGDPGAALRALLGREAA is encoded by the coding sequence ATGCTTGAACGTTTCCGCGCCGCCAAGCGGCATGAGGTGGACAAACTGGAGCAATGCGCCCGCCGTGGCGGTCTGCCTGCGCCTTTCGCAGGCCCGCGCCCCGCGTTCGGTACTGCCCTGCGCGGCGACGGTCTTGCCGTCATCGCCGAGTACAAGCGGGCCTCGCCCTCATGCGGGGTCATCGACACGAAGCTGACTCCCGAAGAGGTGGCCACGGCCTATGAGGCGGGCGGGGCCACCGCCATCTCGGTACTCACCGAGGAAGTGCACTTCAGGGGTGAGCTTTCATACCTCGGCCGCATGACCGCGCCGGGTCTGCCCCTGCTGCGCAAGGACTTCATCATGCACCCCTTGCAGGTGACGGCCACGGCCGCCACACCCGCCTCGGCCCTGCTGCTCATCGTGCGCCTCACGCCCGACGCGGCCCTGTTGCGCGACCTGCGTGAACAGGCAGAGGCGCAAGGCATGGACGCCGTGGTGGAGGTCTTCGACACCGACGACCTCGACATCGCAAGGGCATCGGGGGCGCGCATCATTCAGGTCAACGCCCGCGACCTCGACACGCTCAAGGTGAGCATGCCTGCCTGCCTTGGCATGGGCGTCTTGCGCGATGCGGCGGAGACGTGGGTGGCGGCCAGCGGGATGTCTGCCCCGGAACACCTCGCCGCCGCAGCCACCGCCGGGTACGACGCGGCACTGGTGGGCACGGCCCTGATGCGCGGGGGCGACCCCGGTGCGGCCCTGCGTGCACTGCTGGGGCGGGAGGCGGCGTGA
- a CDS encoding phosphoribosylanthranilate isomerase: MASPALSPDEPDEPGVSGESGASGEPGASTSRQTRLRVKVCGLTRQEDAASCARLGVHLGGFIFHASSPRNVDPACVADMDTGRMLRVGVFVRQSVDEVVRTMRVARLHMAQLHGGQDVAFCKELVAALADILPEVLSGMSPSSGGEHADSPHDMARGRLLRAVWPARHATTVSFEHELATLAPYVGHFVFDAGTAGGGHGATLPWDALEGMSCPRPWLLAGGLGPDNVERAVRACHPWGVDLNSGVESAPGIKDMQRIENALVALAACGDVSGPEARIGDARS, translated from the coding sequence ATGGCGTCCCCGGCGCTGTCGCCGGATGAACCTGATGAACCGGGTGTATCGGGGGAATCGGGTGCATCGGGTGAACCGGGTGCCAGCACGTCTCGCCAGACCCGCCTGCGGGTCAAGGTGTGCGGACTCACCCGGCAAGAGGATGCCGCCAGCTGCGCACGTCTTGGCGTACACCTTGGCGGGTTCATCTTCCACGCGTCGAGTCCCCGAAACGTCGACCCGGCGTGCGTGGCGGACATGGACACGGGGAGGATGCTGCGGGTGGGCGTGTTCGTGCGTCAGTCCGTGGATGAGGTGGTGCGCACGATGCGCGTGGCGCGTCTGCACATGGCCCAGCTGCATGGCGGGCAGGATGTGGCGTTCTGCAAGGAACTTGTCGCGGCACTGGCAGACATCCTGCCCGAGGTGCTCTCGGGGATGTCGCCCTCGTCGGGCGGTGAACACGCCGACTCGCCGCACGACATGGCCCGTGGCCGCCTTCTGCGTGCCGTGTGGCCCGCAAGACATGCCACCACAGTGTCGTTTGAGCATGAACTTGCGACGCTGGCCCCGTATGTCGGGCACTTCGTGTTCGATGCGGGCACTGCGGGCGGCGGTCATGGCGCGACACTGCCGTGGGATGCGCTGGAGGGGATGTCCTGCCCGCGCCCGTGGCTGCTGGCCGGGGGCCTCGGGCCGGATAACGTGGAAAGGGCCGTGCGGGCCTGTCACCCGTGGGGGGTCGATCTCAATTCCGGCGTCGAATCGGCCCCCGGCATCAAGGACATGCAACGAATCGAAAACGCCCTCGTCGCCCTTGCGGCGTGCGGCGATGTCAGCGGGCCTGAAGCCCGCATCGGAGATGCAAGGTCATGA
- the trpB gene encoding tryptophan synthase subunit beta — MKKGYFGDFGGRFVPELLMPPLMEIEAAMRDIMPTQAFRHELDDLLHNFAGRETPLTRCDTLSRELGCTLWLKREDLLHTGAHKVNNTLGQALLARRMGKTRLVAETGAGQHGVATAAAAARLGLSCIVFMGAVDVERQSANVMRMKLLGAEVVPVESGTRTLKDAINETLRYWIAEQGSTHYCFGTAAGPHPFPTLVRDFQAVIGHETRRQMLERTGALPDMVVACVGGGSNAIGMFHAFVDDADVRIVGVEAAGTGEPGCYNSAPINLGSPGVLHGNRTMLLQDGDGQILPSHSVSAGLDYPGVGPEHAHLGATGRVVYGMVTDTQALAAFKALTRAEGIIPALESSHAVAWVLENPHLLPQGGNVVVNLSGRGDKDMDIVREHLFPSLGGKA; from the coding sequence ATGAAGAAAGGTTACTTCGGCGATTTCGGCGGCAGGTTCGTGCCTGAACTGCTGATGCCGCCCCTGATGGAGATTGAGGCGGCCATGCGCGACATCATGCCCACGCAGGCATTCCGCCATGAGCTTGACGACCTGCTGCACAACTTCGCAGGGCGTGAGACCCCCCTCACCCGGTGCGACACCCTGTCGCGTGAACTCGGCTGCACCCTGTGGCTGAAACGTGAAGACCTGCTGCACACCGGGGCGCACAAGGTGAACAACACCCTCGGGCAGGCGTTGCTGGCCCGGCGCATGGGCAAGACGCGTCTCGTGGCGGAGACCGGCGCGGGGCAGCATGGCGTGGCCACCGCAGCGGCGGCGGCACGGCTGGGGCTGTCGTGCATCGTCTTCATGGGGGCGGTGGATGTGGAACGCCAGTCCGCCAACGTCATGCGCATGAAGCTGCTGGGGGCGGAGGTCGTGCCCGTGGAAAGCGGCACGCGCACCCTCAAGGACGCCATCAACGAGACCCTGCGCTACTGGATAGCGGAACAGGGCAGTACGCACTACTGCTTCGGCACGGCGGCGGGGCCGCACCCCTTCCCCACGCTGGTGCGCGACTTTCAGGCTGTCATCGGTCACGAGACCCGGCGGCAGATGCTGGAACGCACGGGTGCGCTGCCCGACATGGTGGTGGCGTGCGTGGGCGGCGGTTCCAATGCCATCGGCATGTTCCACGCCTTCGTGGACGATGCGGACGTGCGCATCGTGGGTGTCGAGGCCGCAGGCACGGGCGAACCGGGGTGCTACAACTCCGCACCCATCAACCTTGGGTCGCCGGGGGTGCTGCATGGCAACCGTACCATGCTGCTACAGGACGGCGACGGACAGATACTGCCGTCGCACTCCGTCTCGGCGGGACTCGACTACCCCGGTGTGGGGCCGGAACATGCCCATCTCGGGGCCACGGGGCGCGTGGTCTACGGCATGGTCACCGACACGCAGGCGCTTGCCGCATTCAAGGCACTCACCCGCGCCGAGGGCATCATCCCCGCGCTGGAATCGTCGCACGCGGTGGCATGGGTGCTTGAGAACCCGCATCTGCTGCCGCAGGGCGGCAATGTGGTGGTGAACCTTTCGGGACGTGGCGACAAGGATATGGACATCGTGCGGGAACACCTGTTCCCCAGCTTGGGAGGCAAGGCATGA
- the trpA gene encoding tryptophan synthase subunit alpha, with product MSASRLERRIREAQAAGRPALIPFLTAGFPTKERFWDELEALDAAGADIIEVGVPFSDPVADGPVVAAASQRALESGVTLRWIMDGLAARKGRLRAGLVLMGYLNPFMQYGFERFVSDAADAGVAGCIIPDLPLDEDADLRALLAARDMDLIALVGPNTGEGRMREYAAVASGYVYVVSVMGTTGVRDGLPVEVADTLARARQCFSIPVALGFGISRPAQLEGLSHPPDAVIFGSALLRHLDAGGDAASFMKAWAER from the coding sequence ATGAGCGCGTCACGTCTCGAACGGCGCATTCGCGAGGCACAGGCGGCGGGGCGTCCCGCCCTCATCCCCTTTCTGACGGCGGGCTTCCCGACGAAAGAACGCTTCTGGGATGAACTCGAGGCCCTCGACGCGGCAGGGGCCGACATCATCGAAGTGGGCGTGCCCTTCTCCGACCCCGTGGCGGACGGCCCGGTGGTGGCGGCCGCCTCGCAGCGCGCGCTGGAGTCCGGTGTGACGCTGCGCTGGATCATGGACGGACTGGCGGCCCGCAAGGGCAGGCTGCGTGCAGGGCTTGTGCTGATGGGGTACCTCAACCCGTTCATGCAGTACGGCTTCGAGCGTTTCGTGAGCGATGCGGCGGACGCAGGCGTGGCGGGGTGCATCATCCCCGACCTGCCACTGGATGAGGACGCCGACCTGCGGGCACTGCTTGCCGCGCGGGACATGGACCTCATAGCGCTGGTGGGGCCCAACACGGGCGAAGGGCGTATGCGCGAGTATGCCGCCGTCGCCTCGGGCTACGTCTATGTGGTGTCGGTCATGGGCACCACGGGCGTGCGGGACGGCCTGCCCGTGGAGGTGGCGGACACGCTGGCGCGGGCACGTCAGTGCTTCTCCATCCCCGTGGCGCTCGGTTTCGGCATCAGCCGTCCAGCGCAACTGGAGGGGCTGTCACATCCGCCCGACGCCGTCATCTTCGGTTCTGCCCTGTTGCGTCATCTCGACGCGGGCGGCGACGCCGCCTCGTTCATGAAGGCGTGGGCGGAGAGATAA
- a CDS encoding IS481-like element ISDvu4 family transposase: MTTGKKVARRKLSLLELASELDNVSKACRIMGYSRQQFYEIRRNYQTFGAEGLVDRLPGPREPHPNRVDEATEDRILAYSLEFPTHGPVRVAQQLVLQGVQVSSGGVRGVWSRNGMLTRHERLLRLERHVRDTGIALNDDQVRTLERFSPEFRERHIETRCSGDLVAVDTFFVGTLKGVGKIYLQSAIDCHSRYAFGRLYTSKLPVTAVHMLNESVLPFFEEHDTPVVTVLSDNGREFCGRPDRHPYELFLQLENIEHRTTRVRRPQSNGFVERLHRTLLDEHFRIQGRKNWYESLDEMQADLDAYLRHYNHERAHQGRNMSGRTPYQAFLDSRPEGQPKEDNEGHYAA, from the coding sequence ATGACCACAGGCAAGAAGGTAGCACGAAGGAAGTTGAGCCTGCTAGAGCTTGCAAGCGAACTCGACAACGTGAGCAAGGCGTGCCGCATCATGGGGTATTCGCGGCAGCAGTTCTATGAAATCCGCCGTAATTACCAGACGTTTGGCGCAGAAGGGCTTGTGGACCGCCTGCCGGGGCCACGAGAACCACACCCGAACCGGGTGGACGAGGCGACAGAGGATAGGATTTTGGCGTACAGCCTTGAATTTCCGACGCATGGCCCCGTCCGCGTGGCCCAACAGTTGGTTTTGCAAGGTGTTCAGGTCAGTTCCGGGGGCGTGCGGGGTGTCTGGAGCCGCAACGGGATGCTGACCCGACATGAACGGCTGCTGCGCCTGGAGCGGCATGTGCGTGATACCGGAATCGCCCTGAATGACGACCAGGTTCGCACCTTGGAGCGATTCAGCCCGGAATTCCGGGAGCGCCATATCGAAACCCGGTGCAGCGGCGATCTGGTGGCCGTGGATACGTTTTTCGTAGGCACGCTGAAGGGCGTGGGGAAAATCTATCTGCAATCGGCCATCGACTGCCACAGCCGCTACGCCTTCGGCAGACTGTACACCAGCAAGCTGCCGGTTACGGCGGTACACATGCTCAACGAGTCCGTGCTGCCCTTTTTCGAGGAGCACGACACGCCGGTCGTCACAGTGCTTTCGGATAATGGCCGGGAATTCTGCGGGCGTCCTGACAGACACCCCTACGAACTATTCCTGCAACTGGAAAATATCGAGCACCGGACAACCCGCGTCAGACGTCCGCAAAGCAACGGCTTTGTGGAGCGGCTGCACAGGACATTGCTCGACGAGCATTTCAGGATTCAGGGGCGAAAAAACTGGTATGAGTCTCTGGATGAAATGCAGGCAGACCTTGACGCCTACTTGCGCCACTATAACCACGAGCGGGCACACCAAGGCAGAAACATGAGCGGCCGGACACCCTATCAAGCCTTCCTTGATAGCCGTCCCGAAGGGCAGCCGAAAGAAGACAACGAAGGACACTACGCAGCCTGA
- a CDS encoding acyltransferase family protein, with protein sequence MKERIAYIDALKVIACFAVINLHCTSPWVSNFLGSPLWFVAMGNAVITHLAVPMFFMLAGAVIPERIDDIGQHYRKTLWRYVVPTLLSLVLYKILGILLLDQRDYLAGVFYNIGSNPGFHLWFMWIYIGYMVVLPVLVVIARDVLS encoded by the coding sequence ATGAAGGAACGTATTGCATACATAGACGCCCTAAAGGTTATCGCGTGCTTCGCTGTCATCAATTTGCACTGCACTTCTCCATGGGTATCTAATTTTCTGGGTTCACCATTATGGTTCGTAGCCATGGGAAATGCCGTCATCACCCATCTCGCAGTCCCCATGTTCTTCATGCTTGCCGGTGCAGTCATACCTGAACGCATCGACGACATCGGTCAACACTACAGAAAAACGCTTTGGCGCTATGTTGTGCCAACCCTACTTTCTCTAGTTCTTTACAAAATACTGGGTATACTTCTTCTCGATCAGCGGGATTATCTCGCTGGAGTATTTTACAATATTGGAAGCAACCCAGGATTCCACTTATGGTTCATGTGGATTTACATTGGCTATATGGTCGTTCTTCCCGTGCTCGTCGTTATTGCGAGAGATGTGCTGAGCTAG
- the icd gene encoding NADP-dependent isocitrate dehydrogenase → MRKTVYWIEGDGIGPEVWKAARPVIDAAVEKSYGDSRSIEWKELLAGEKAHRETGEYLPQSTLDTLATAELAIKGPLGTPVGKGFRSLNVTMRQTLDLYACIRPIRYFDGIMSPVKRPDLVDMVVFRENTEDVYAGIEYRAGTPEAKRLIAFLRDELGAKVDIEAAVGIKPMTEKGSKRLVRRALRFAIDQKRPNLTLVHKGNIMKFTEGGFREWGYEVARDEFADLTTTETEGTAGRLVVKDRIADAMFQEVLIRPQQYSVIATSNLNGDYISDALAAQVGGLGLAPGVNMSDSLAFFEATHGTAPTIAGQDKANPGSLILCGALMLEHMGWNEAAERIYKAVNEAIASRRVTVDLATQMENATTVGTVAFGDIVTAGL, encoded by the coding sequence ATGCGTAAGACGGTCTACTGGATTGAAGGTGACGGCATCGGACCCGAGGTGTGGAAGGCTGCCCGCCCGGTCATCGACGCTGCGGTGGAGAAGTCCTACGGCGACTCGCGCTCCATCGAATGGAAGGAACTGCTGGCGGGCGAGAAGGCCCACCGCGAGACGGGCGAATACCTGCCCCAGTCCACGCTCGATACGCTGGCGACGGCTGAACTTGCCATCAAGGGGCCGCTGGGCACCCCGGTGGGCAAGGGTTTTCGCAGCCTGAACGTGACCATGCGCCAGACGCTGGACCTGTACGCCTGCATCCGGCCCATCAGGTACTTCGACGGCATCATGTCTCCGGTGAAGCGTCCCGACCTCGTGGACATGGTGGTCTTTCGCGAGAACACCGAAGACGTGTACGCGGGCATTGAGTACCGCGCGGGCACGCCCGAGGCCAAGCGTCTCATCGCCTTCCTGCGTGATGAACTGGGGGCGAAGGTCGACATCGAAGCCGCCGTGGGCATCAAGCCCATGACGGAGAAGGGCAGCAAGCGTCTCGTGCGCCGCGCCCTGCGCTTCGCCATCGACCAGAAGCGGCCCAATCTCACGCTGGTACACAAGGGCAACATCATGAAGTTCACCGAGGGTGGCTTCCGCGAGTGGGGCTACGAGGTGGCGCGTGACGAATTCGCCGACCTCACCACCACGGAGACCGAGGGCACCGCGGGGCGCCTCGTGGTCAAGGACCGCATCGCCGACGCCATGTTCCAGGAGGTGCTCATCCGCCCCCAGCAGTACAGCGTCATCGCCACGTCCAACCTCAACGGCGACTACATCTCCGACGCGCTGGCTGCGCAGGTGGGCGGCCTCGGCCTCGCCCCCGGCGTGAACATGTCCGACAGCCTCGCCTTCTTCGAGGCCACCCACGGCACCGCCCCCACCATCGCAGGGCAGGACAAGGCCAACCCCGGCAGCCTCATCCTCTGCGGTGCGCTCATGCTGGAACACATGGGCTGGAACGAAGCGGCAGAACGCATCTACAAGGCCGTCAACGAGGCCATCGCCTCGCGGCGCGTCACCGTCGACCTCGCCACGCAGATGGAGAACGCCACCACCGTGGGCACGGTCGCCTTCGGTGACATCGTGACAGCCGGACTGTAG
- a CDS encoding metallophosphoesterase family protein: MRLVVLSDIHGNLGAFEAVLADIATQDVDDIISLGDNVGYGPDPGPVLRLLRQRGIDSVLGNHEAAIADRRRRRRFNSQSREALDLTEAWLDADGRACIASMPPVLLRHGCRFVHGMPPDSPFTYLFEFMGRRLPKVFTLFAEALCFVGHTHDLEVLRCDETGAVASVLLPTASPDVAGQMPPGPLPGPSPDATLATSPGAQPEGLTLSTASPRVTVQTLVLDAGARHLVNVGSVGQPRDGDPRAKYVVWDDTARTLTVRRVAYDVAAAVRRFAEAGVAQRYIDRLG, translated from the coding sequence ATGCGACTCGTCGTACTCTCCGACATCCACGGCAACCTCGGTGCATTCGAGGCGGTACTCGCCGACATCGCGACGCAGGACGTGGATGACATCATCTCGCTGGGTGACAATGTGGGCTACGGCCCCGACCCCGGCCCTGTGCTGCGTCTGCTGCGTCAACGAGGCATCGATTCCGTGCTGGGCAACCACGAGGCGGCCATCGCCGACAGGCGTAGGCGGCGCAGGTTCAACAGCCAGTCCCGCGAGGCACTCGACCTCACCGAGGCGTGGCTTGATGCGGACGGGCGGGCCTGCATCGCGTCCATGCCTCCGGTGTTGCTGCGCCACGGGTGCCGTTTCGTACACGGTATGCCGCCGGACTCGCCTTTCACCTATCTCTTCGAATTCATGGGGCGGCGACTGCCCAAGGTCTTCACCCTCTTCGCGGAGGCCTTGTGCTTTGTAGGGCATACGCACGACCTCGAAGTGCTGCGCTGCGACGAGACGGGTGCGGTCGCCTCCGTGCTGCTGCCCACGGCGTCACCGGACGTGGCGGGCCAGATGCCTCCCGGCCCGTTACCCGGCCCGTCACCCGACGCGACACTCGCAACGTCACCCGGTGCGCAGCCTGAAGGCCTGACCCTCTCCACAGCAAGTCCGCGCGTGACCGTGCAGACCCTTGTCCTAGATGCCGGGGCGCGTCATCTCGTCAACGTGGGTAGCGTCGGGCAACCGCGTGATGGCGACCCGCGTGCCAAGTATGTCGTATGGGACGACACGGCGCGCACCCTCACCGTGCGGCGTGTCGCCTATGACGTGGCGGCGGCGGTGCGTCGCTTCGCCGAGGCGGGGGTGGCACAGCGGTACATCGACAGGCTGGGCTGA
- a CDS encoding protein kinase domain-containing protein, whose translation MKIGRYEVCGLLGRGGMGVVYKVRQPVTGRVAALKLLKPADILVDLAGMDALREGFLHEATVMASLDHPHVAAVWDVDEAGGLPFFVMEYYCLNLGLLMGESYRVEAPTRRLPLERAVRYARQTLEALRRMHHEGIVHRDVKPFNIMVTGDDAVKLIDFGLSRLRGETRLSPRGVKVGSPYYAPPEQESAPDAVDARADLYPVGVMLFRMLTGVLPTDEERMKDGRIPRASALSDELDEGWDAFFDTAMAADPARRFPDAASMLAALARCEAAWRKQVEATCRLIPEQAAGPGDASDMRHDAGHESVQAGQTDETGQAGQAGQAGQAVTCEGAPAASGGVRCRPVKVGVHEARATFALDALWRPASAARQGLEARDDGTVSHAATGLQWETGGCDFPLTRDEAEAYVEARNALRFAGHDDWRLPTVDELLTLVDAGVTVGDPCVASVFAPLPDPLWTSDRKSYMASWFVSAAMGFVGWQDDTCRFGVRLVRGGSARCRE comes from the coding sequence ATGAAGATAGGACGTTACGAAGTCTGCGGTTTACTGGGCCGTGGTGGCATGGGCGTGGTGTACAAGGTGCGCCAGCCTGTGACAGGCCGGGTGGCTGCCCTCAAGCTGCTGAAGCCCGCTGACATCCTCGTCGACCTCGCGGGCATGGACGCCCTGCGAGAGGGCTTCCTGCACGAGGCCACAGTCATGGCGTCGCTGGACCATCCACATGTGGCGGCGGTGTGGGATGTGGACGAGGCGGGCGGGCTGCCCTTCTTCGTCATGGAATACTATTGCCTCAATCTCGGCTTGCTCATGGGCGAAAGCTACCGCGTGGAGGCCCCCACACGACGCCTGCCGCTGGAGAGGGCCGTGCGCTATGCACGCCAGACGCTGGAGGCGTTGCGCCGGATGCACCATGAGGGCATCGTCCATCGTGACGTGAAGCCCTTCAACATCATGGTGACGGGTGACGATGCGGTGAAACTCATCGACTTCGGGCTTTCGCGCCTGCGGGGTGAGACGCGTCTCTCGCCGCGTGGGGTGAAGGTGGGGTCGCCGTACTACGCACCGCCTGAACAGGAGTCCGCACCCGATGCCGTGGACGCGCGGGCCGACCTGTACCCGGTGGGGGTGATGCTCTTCCGGATGCTCACGGGCGTATTGCCCACCGATGAAGAGCGCATGAAGGATGGACGCATCCCCCGTGCCAGTGCCCTTTCCGATGAACTCGATGAAGGGTGGGATGCCTTCTTCGATACCGCCATGGCAGCCGACCCTGCGCGTCGCTTTCCCGATGCGGCATCCATGCTGGCGGCACTCGCCCGTTGCGAGGCCGCATGGCGGAAGCAGGTCGAGGCCACCTGCCGACTTATACCTGAACAGGCTGCGGGGCCGGGGGATGCCAGCGATATGCGGCATGATGCCGGGCACGAATCCGTACAGGCGGGCCAGACTGATGAGACCGGTCAGGCAGGACAGGCGGGTCAGGCAGGACAGGCAGTCACGTGCGAAGGCGCGCCAGCCGCGTCGGGCGGTGTGCGGTGCCGCCCGGTGAAGGTGGGGGTGCACGAGGCCCGCGCGACGTTCGCGCTTGATGCCCTCTGGCGTCCCGCCTCAGCGGCGAGGCAGGGGCTGGAGGCCCGAGACGACGGCACGGTGTCCCATGCGGCCACGGGGCTACAATGGGAGACCGGAGGCTGCGATTTCCCGCTCACGCGTGACGAGGCGGAGGCCTATGTCGAGGCCCGCAACGCCCTTCGTTTCGCGGGGCATGACGACTGGCGCTTGCCCACGGTGGATGAACTCCTCACACTCGTGGACGCTGGCGTCACCGTGGGAGACCCGTGCGTCGCCTCGGTCTTCGCGCCGTTACCCGACCCGCTGTGGACAAGCGACCGCAAATCCTACATGGCCTCGTGGTTCGTGAGTGCTGCCATGGGGTTCGTGGGCTGGCAGGATGATACGTGCCGTTTCGGGGTACGTCTGGTGCGGGGCGGGAGTGCCCGGTGCCGGGAGTGA
- a CDS encoding YkgJ family cysteine cluster protein, with protein MMVFMEQPGMADGTPGDETACQGCGTCCRKGGPTLHAEDMPLFEAGHFVREHCLTLRRGELARDDVAEALVPLEAELVKFRGSRPGLWACQFLRPGERGCSVYAHRPVECRALLCRDTRAIIDLSPRDRVTRADVLRATGAPAAWLDVAEAHEDACGCARSLAPALAVRAAPDDGAACEAFLDLVRLDIAYRQIANERADVPPSEMDFLFGRPLFVTASMYGLSVRQNAGGLVVTVEGPLPFEM; from the coding sequence ATGATGGTGTTCATGGAACAGCCGGGCATGGCAGATGGTACGCCCGGCGACGAGACGGCCTGTCAGGGATGCGGCACCTGTTGCCGTAAGGGTGGCCCGACCTTGCATGCCGAGGACATGCCGCTGTTCGAGGCGGGACATTTTGTGCGTGAGCACTGTCTCACGTTGCGGCGTGGCGAGTTGGCGCGTGATGATGTGGCGGAAGCGCTAGTCCCGCTTGAGGCCGAACTCGTCAAGTTCAGGGGCAGTCGGCCCGGTCTGTGGGCGTGTCAGTTCTTGCGCCCCGGCGAACGTGGCTGTTCGGTCTACGCGCATCGTCCCGTCGAATGCCGCGCCCTGCTGTGTCGTGACACACGCGCCATCATCGACCTTTCACCGCGTGACCGGGTCACGCGGGCTGACGTGCTGCGCGCCACGGGTGCCCCGGCTGCATGGCTTGACGTGGCCGAAGCCCATGAGGATGCGTGCGGTTGCGCCCGTAGCCTCGCCCCTGCCCTCGCGGTACGCGCTGCACCCGATGACGGGGCTGCGTGCGAGGCGTTTCTCGACCTCGTGCGTCTCGACATCGCCTATCGCCAGATAGCCAATGAACGGGCTGACGTCCCGCCGTCCGAGATGGACTTCCTGTTCGGTCGCCCCCTGTTCGTCACTGCATCCATGTACGGCTTGTCTGTCCGTCAGAACGCCGGGGGACTTGTCGTGACGGTGGAGGGGCCGTTGCCGTTCGAGATGTGA